The following proteins come from a genomic window of Populus nigra chromosome 6, ddPopNigr1.1, whole genome shotgun sequence:
- the LOC133697998 gene encoding ETHYLENE INSENSITIVE 3-like 1 protein, with product MGIFEEMGFCNNLDFFSAPPGEMDAVPEREPGATIEEDYSDEEMDVDELERRMWRDRMLLRRLKEQGKNTEVVDHAKHRQSQEQARRKKMSRAQDGILKYMLKMMEVCKAQGFVYGIIPEKGKPVSGASDNLRGWWKEKVRFDRNGPAAISKYQADHSIPGKSEDCGPAASTPHTLQELQDTTLGSLLSALMQHCDPPQRRFPLEKGVAPPWWPTANEEWWPQLGLPKDQGPPPYKKPHDLKKAWKVSVLTAVIKHISPDIAKIRKLVRQSKCLQDKMTAKESATWLAIINQEETLSRKLYPDSCPPVSAGGSGSCVISDSSDYDVEGVDDEPNVEVEDCKRLDVSLFNMETAAGPRDRFMMPPAAPQIKGELVETSMDFIQKRKQPAGEPHMLVDQKVYRCEHPQCPYNDSGLGFLDITARNNHQMNCLYRTNTSQGLGLSNFQINNDKPAVFSLPFPQTKAAAPNQTPSFNVSGLRLSEDGQKTISDLMSFYDTNLQRDKNINPGSANVIGDQNQQQLQEQKFQFQLNPRNVNFMGDQNPQQQQKFQFQLGHRNANIIGGQNQQQQQKFQFQLDDSFYGQGAMVGNNITEATSMPVNNPVFSSTENQFDHCKAFDSAFDTNANDNITDFRFGSPFPSPPVDYSMDLIQKQDVGMWYV from the coding sequence ATGGGAATCTTTGAAGAAATGGGATTTTGCAACAATCTGGACTTTTTCTCGGCTCCTCCTGGAGAAATGGATGCGGTTCCAGAGCGCGAACCGGGGGCAACAATCGAGGAGGATTACAGCGATGAAGAGATGGATGTGGATGAGCTTGAGAGGAGGATGTGGAGAGACAGAATGTTGCTTAGGCGACTTAAAGAGCAGGGTAAGAATACGGAAGTTGTTGATCATGCAAAACATCGTCAGTCTCAGGAGCAAGCACGGAGGAAGAAGATGTCACGAGCACAAGATGGTATCCTGAAATATATGCTGAAAATGATGGAAGTTTGCAAAGCTCAGGGTTTTGTGTATGGGATCATTCCTGAGAAGGGAAAGCCGGTGAGTGGAGCATCTGACAATCTCCGGGGATGGTGGAAGGAAAAAGTAAGGTTTGATCGGAATGGCCCTGCTGCTATCTCCAAGTATCAGGCAGACCATTCAATCCCTGGAAAGAGTGAAGATTGTGGTCCAGCAGCATCCACACCTCACACCTTGCAGGAACTTCAGGATACAACTCTTGGATCGCTTCTGTCAGCCCTGATGCAGCACTGTGATCCACCCCAGAGGCGTTTCCCACTGGAGAAAGGTGTTGCCCCCCCATGGTGGCCCACTGCGAACGAGGAATGGTGGCCTCAACTGGGTTTGCCCAAGGATCAGGGTCCTCCTCCATACAAGAAGCCCCATGATCTGAAGAAGGCTTGGAAAGTCAGTGTTCTGACAGCAGTGATTAAGCACATTTCTCCTGATATTGCCAAGATTCGCAAGCTTGTTCGCCAGTCTAAATGTTTGCAGGATAAGATGACTGCCAAGGAGAGTGCCACTTGGCTGGCAATAATTAATCAGGAAGAAACACTGTCCCGAAAATTATATCCAGATAGCTGCCCTCCTGTGTCTGCTGGTGGAAGTGGTTCGTGTGTCATCAGCGACTCCAGTGATTATGATGTTGAAGGAGTGGATGATGAACCCAATGTTGAAGTAGAGGATTGTAAGCGACTTGATGTCAGTCTTTTCAACATGGAAACGGCAGCTGGACCAAGAGATAGATTTATGATGCCGCCAGCAGCTCCACAAATTAAGGGAGAGCTTGTTGAAACAAGCATGGATTTCATTCAGAAAAGGAAGCAGCCTGCTGGCGAGCCACACATGTTGGTTGATCAAAAGGTGTATAGGTGCGAGCATCCTCAATGCCCCTACAACGATTCCGGACTTGGGTTTCTTGACATCACTGCAAGAAATAATCACCAAATGAATTGCCTATACCGCACCAACACTTCTCAGGGACTTGGATTGTCTAATTTCCAAATTAACAATGACAAACCAGCTGTGTTTTCTCTCCCATTTCCCCAAACTAAGGCGGCTGCTCCAAACCAGACTCCTTCATTTAATGTTTCAGGACTTAGACTTTCAGAAGATGGGCAAAAAACGATTTCTGATCTTATGTCTTTCTATGATACCAATCTTCAGCGAGACAAGAACATAAATCCTGGGAGTGCCAATGTTATTGGAGATCAAAATCAGCAGCAACTGCAAGAGCAGAAATTTCAATTTCAGCTGAACCCCAGGAATGTGAATTTTATGGGGGACCAAAATCCACAGCAGCAACAGAAATTCCAGTTTCAGCTGGGTCATAGGAATGCTAATATTATTGGTGGTCAAAATCAACAGCAACAACAGAAATTCCAATTTCAGCTGGATGATAGCTTCTATGGCCAAGGGGCTATGGTGGGAAACAACATCACTGAAGCAACCAGCATGCCAGTGAACAATCCTGTTTTCTCATCAACTGAAAATCAGTTCGATCACTGCAAGGCATTTGATTCTGCATTTGATACCAATGCCAATGACAATATTACTGACTTCAGATTTGGCTCTCCGTTCCCCAGTCCACCAGTTGATTATTCCATGGATCTGATTCAAAAGCAGGATGTTGGCATGTGGTATGTCTAA
- the LOC133696653 gene encoding calcium and calcium/calmodulin-dependent serine/threonine-protein kinase-like, whose product MGQETRKLLDEYEVSDILGRGGFSVVRRGILKTSGDRRQVAIKTLKRLGPSTPSGIPRSRGDGERSVASFKFPTWRQVSVSDALLTNEILVMRKIVENVSPHPNVIDLYDVYEDQNGVHLVLELCSGGELFDRIVARDRYSESEAAAVVRQIAEGLGALHRANIVHRDLKPENCLFLNENDDSTLKIMDFGLSSVEEFTDPVVGLFGSIDYVSPEALSQGRISSKTDMWSLGVILYILLSGYPPFIAQSNKQKQQVILAGDFTFYEKTWKNITSSAKQLIADLLQVDPERRPSAQDVLNHPWVIGDSAKEEQMDPEIVSRLQSFNARRKFRAAAIASVWSSTIFLRTKKLKSLLGSHDLKEDEIEKLRLHFSKLCAKGDNATLSEFEEVLKAMNMSLLIPMAPRIFDLFDNNRDGTVDMREILCGFSSLRNSQGDDALRLCFQMYDTDRSGCITKEEVASMLRALPEDCLPADIAEPGKLDEIFDRMDANSDGKVTFDEFKAAMKRDSSLQDAVLSSLRQQ is encoded by the exons ATGGGACAGGAAACAAGAAAACTTTTAGATGAATATGAAGTTTCAGACATTCTAGGAAGAGGTGGGTTCTCAGTTGTCAGGAGAGGTATACTGAAGACAAGTGGAGATAGGAGGCAGGTGGCCATCAAGACATTGAAAAGATTAGGCCCGTCAACTCCATCAGGAATTCCGAGATCTCGCGGAGATGGTGAGAGAAGCGTTGCTTCTTTCAAATTCCCAACATGGAGGCAGGTTTCAGTATCTGATGCCTTACTTACAAATGAAATATTGGTTATGAGAAAGATAGTAGAAAATGTATCGCCGCATCCGAATGTGATTGACCTCTATGATGTTTATGAGGATCAAAATGGGGTGCATCTTGTGTTGGAGCTTTGTTCTGGTGGAGAGCTGTTTGACAGGATTGTCGCTCGAGACAGGTACTCTGAGAGTGAAGCAGCAGCTGTGGTTAGGCAGATTGCAGAAGGACTGGGAGCTCTTCACAGGGCAAATATTGTTCATAGAGACTTGAAGCCAGAGAACTGTCTTTTCTTGAATGAAAACGATGATTCTACTTTGAAGATTATGGACTTTGGATTGAGTTCTGTAGAAGAGTTCACCGATCCAGTTGTTGGGTTGTTTGGTTCCATTGATTATGTCTCACCAGAAGCTCTTTCTCAAGGCAGAATTAGCTCTAAAACTGATATGTGGTCTTTGGGAGTAATCTTGTATATCCTGCTCTCAGG GTACCCGCCTTTCATTGCTCAGTCCAACAAGCAGAAACAACAAGTGATACTGGCT GGTGATTTCACTTTCTATGAGAAGACGTGGAAGAACATTACTTCATCAGCAAAACAACTGATCGCTGATCTCCTGCAAGTTGATCCCGAAAGGAGACCGAGTGCTCAAGAT GTTCTAAATCATCCTTGGGTTATAGGGGATTCTGCAAAAGAGGAACAAATGGACCCCGAGATTGTCTCAAGGCTGCAGAGTTTCAATGCCCGTCGCAAATTCCGAGCAGCAGCAATAGCCAGTGTGTGGAGTAGCACAATTTTCTTAAGAACCAAAAAGTTGAAATCTTTACTAGGATCACATGACCtcaaggaggatgaaattgagaaactCAGACTACATTTTTCCAAATT GTGTGCAAAAGGTGATAATGCTACTCTATCCGAATTCGAGGAGGTGCTGAAAGCAATGAACATGTCGTTACTGATCCCTATGGCACCCCGCATCTTCGATCTATTTGACAACAACCGTGATGGAACAGTTGACATGAGGGAGATTCTTTGTGGTTTCTCCAGCCTCAGGAACTCTCAAGGGGATGATGCTCTCCGTCTGTGCTTCCAG ATGTATGATACAGACCGATCCGGGTGCATCACGAAGGAAGAAGTAGCATCCATGCTCAGA GCTTTGCCCGAGGACTGCCTTCCAGCAGATATAGCAGAACCGGGGAAATTGGACGAGATATTTGATAGGATGGATGCCAACAGTGATGGAAAAGTCACCTTTGATGAGTTCAAAGCTGCAATGAAAAGGGACAGTTCGCTTCAGGATGCAGTCCTCTCATCTCTTCGGCAACAGTAA
- the LOC133695656 gene encoding ethylene-responsive transcription factor WRI1-like isoform X2 — MKRSSSCSSSSSSSSSSSCVASESIHKPKAKRIRKNQKSNQGKSQNAAANNSHNSGKRSSIYRGVTRHRWTGRFEAHLWDKSSWNSIQNKKGKQGAYDNEEAAAHTYDLAALKYWGSETTLNFPIETYTKEIEEMQKVTKEEYLASLRRQSSGFSRGVSKYRGVARHHHNGRWEARIGRVYGNKYLYLGTYNTQEEAAAAYDMAAIQYRGANAVTNFDVSNYIERLRKKGIPIDRILQEQQLLNNSVDSSVEVEVEQPTPPPQQQEEQEQKIVSSSSQLQCSQLNSSLDGTPPMVIMDTIEEHELAWSFCMDSGLSLTMPDLPLENSCELPDLFDHTGFEDNIDLIFDACCYGKEANPAGYTFEDNSTGGVEEVGVTRSIDEESESGKDRLSSDSVSNSPTSSTTTSVSCNYSV; from the exons aTGAAGAGGTCTTCATcttgctcctcctcctcctcctcctcatcttcttcttcttgtgttGCCTCTGAAAGCATTCACAAACCAAAGGCCAAACGCATTAGAAAGAATCAAAAGAGCAATCAAGGCAAATCCCAGAATGCTGCTGCTAATAACAGTCATAACTCTGGCAAAAGAAGTTCCATTTATAGAGGAGTCACCAG ACATAGATGGACAGGAAGGTTTGAAGCTCATCTTTGGGATAAGAGTTCATGGAACAGCATTCAAAACAAGAAGGGAAAACAAG GTGCCTATGATAATGAGGAGGCAGCCGCACACACCTATGATCTTGCTGCCCTGAAGTACTGGGGGTCAGAGACAACCTTGAATTTTCCG aTAGAAACATACACAAAAGAGATCGAAGAGATGCAAAAGGTGACTAAAGAAGAGTACTTGGCATCTCTTAGACGGCAAAGCAGTGGATTCTCTAGAGGAGTCTCCAAATACCGTGGGGTGGCTAG GCATCATCATAATGGCCGATGGGAAGCTAGAATTGGACGAGTTTATGGGAATAAGTATCTCTACCTTGGAACTTACA ATACACAAGAAGAGGCAGCGGCAGCGTATGATATGGCGGCGATACAGTATAGAGGAGCAAATGCAGTGACCAATTTTGATGTTAGCAATTACATAGAACGGTTGAGGAAGAAAGGCATCCCTATAGACCGAATCCTCCAAGAACAACAACTTCTTAACAACTCGGTAGATTCCAGCGTGGAAGTGGAAGTTGAACaaccaacaccaccaccacaacaacAAGAGGAACAAGAACAAAAGATAGTCTCGTCGTCTTCGCAACTTCAATGTTCACAGCTAAATTCAAGCTTGGATGGCACGCCTCCTATGGTAATTATGGACACTATTGAAGAGCACGAGCTAGCATGGAGCTTTTGTATGGATTCAGGATTGAGCCTCACAATGCCTGATCTTCCTCTCGAAAATTCCTGCGAGTTACCGGACTTGTTCGATCATACAGGGTTTGAGGACAACATTGACTTGATATTCGATGCATGTTGCTATGGAAAGGAGGCCAATCCTGCTGGCTACACATTCGAAGATAATAGCACAGGAGGAGTTGAAGAGGTTGGTGTTACAAGGAGCATTGACGAGGAAAGTGAAAGTGGGAAGGACAGGTTGTCGTCTGATTCTGTCTCAAATTCTCCAACCAGTTCAACAACCACCTCTGTTTCTTGTAACTATTCTGTTTGA
- the LOC133695656 gene encoding ethylene-responsive transcription factor WRI1-like isoform X1, with product MKRSSSCSSSSSSSSSSSCVASESIHKPKAKRIRKNQKSNQGKSQNAAANNSHNSGKRSSIYRGVTRHRWTGRFEAHLWDKSSWNSIQNKKGKQVYLGAYDNEEAAAHTYDLAALKYWGSETTLNFPIETYTKEIEEMQKVTKEEYLASLRRQSSGFSRGVSKYRGVARHHHNGRWEARIGRVYGNKYLYLGTYNTQEEAAAAYDMAAIQYRGANAVTNFDVSNYIERLRKKGIPIDRILQEQQLLNNSVDSSVEVEVEQPTPPPQQQEEQEQKIVSSSSQLQCSQLNSSLDGTPPMVIMDTIEEHELAWSFCMDSGLSLTMPDLPLENSCELPDLFDHTGFEDNIDLIFDACCYGKEANPAGYTFEDNSTGGVEEVGVTRSIDEESESGKDRLSSDSVSNSPTSSTTTSVSCNYSV from the exons aTGAAGAGGTCTTCATcttgctcctcctcctcctcctcctcatcttcttcttcttgtgttGCCTCTGAAAGCATTCACAAACCAAAGGCCAAACGCATTAGAAAGAATCAAAAGAGCAATCAAGGCAAATCCCAGAATGCTGCTGCTAATAACAGTCATAACTCTGGCAAAAGAAGTTCCATTTATAGAGGAGTCACCAG ACATAGATGGACAGGAAGGTTTGAAGCTCATCTTTGGGATAAGAGTTCATGGAACAGCATTCAAAACAAGAAGGGAAAACAAG TTTATTTGG GTGCCTATGATAATGAGGAGGCAGCCGCACACACCTATGATCTTGCTGCCCTGAAGTACTGGGGGTCAGAGACAACCTTGAATTTTCCG aTAGAAACATACACAAAAGAGATCGAAGAGATGCAAAAGGTGACTAAAGAAGAGTACTTGGCATCTCTTAGACGGCAAAGCAGTGGATTCTCTAGAGGAGTCTCCAAATACCGTGGGGTGGCTAG GCATCATCATAATGGCCGATGGGAAGCTAGAATTGGACGAGTTTATGGGAATAAGTATCTCTACCTTGGAACTTACA ATACACAAGAAGAGGCAGCGGCAGCGTATGATATGGCGGCGATACAGTATAGAGGAGCAAATGCAGTGACCAATTTTGATGTTAGCAATTACATAGAACGGTTGAGGAAGAAAGGCATCCCTATAGACCGAATCCTCCAAGAACAACAACTTCTTAACAACTCGGTAGATTCCAGCGTGGAAGTGGAAGTTGAACaaccaacaccaccaccacaacaacAAGAGGAACAAGAACAAAAGATAGTCTCGTCGTCTTCGCAACTTCAATGTTCACAGCTAAATTCAAGCTTGGATGGCACGCCTCCTATGGTAATTATGGACACTATTGAAGAGCACGAGCTAGCATGGAGCTTTTGTATGGATTCAGGATTGAGCCTCACAATGCCTGATCTTCCTCTCGAAAATTCCTGCGAGTTACCGGACTTGTTCGATCATACAGGGTTTGAGGACAACATTGACTTGATATTCGATGCATGTTGCTATGGAAAGGAGGCCAATCCTGCTGGCTACACATTCGAAGATAATAGCACAGGAGGAGTTGAAGAGGTTGGTGTTACAAGGAGCATTGACGAGGAAAGTGAAAGTGGGAAGGACAGGTTGTCGTCTGATTCTGTCTCAAATTCTCCAACCAGTTCAACAACCACCTCTGTTTCTTGTAACTATTCTGTTTGA
- the LOC133695655 gene encoding uncharacterized protein LOC133695655: protein MAMAAFKSTSRRATTTTSAATSDKETSTKQHALPRKTVPSRRSRSVSAVSRSHLVDTCSTTRTTAEGTATGSTDFLIKRDNPLYWSNVSPPGKEVSEVVADKEESKSAPTKPNAVCDSRRGRSVSRKADAGRNVSGIGRSLSRGPVSRGRSVSRPPGSGGHFVNSESDAEQEGSSLMKYINGSGGLSDVSNAGRNSDLARRSYDSKFEKMRSSPMRSDGSAADLPSLPFRSWEDGGLGSSFSEAEERTIKAVCEQMQSFQGDNLGDGTSSRIYETVRSEVRRAIADIQNDLESTIRRSNTTAIAMANVTDIPPDLVNPSAVELVLDIRREYANKLEQSHERARKLRADLAVEEHRGLELSRILKEVLPHPRTSNVQKPRAGRKSSIERRKVSKRLTDEAMAYFDECVSLSTFDSSDFSSPEDPPISFVGVSSPVGDCASFSQASSNAAANCYPNSFTTNKQELVSAHSHSASVLSATGSSKEPTLDEVILNSSETPYSQRFQFSFARKPNDSIEVQQDIRKYVKSFEKDMEKTGVNSKILRSNHFDLDEYNSQASRQNFLFDTVFLNNRIQSGSMLPCDGGMGVSFSPFAAVI from the exons ATGGCAATGGCAGCCTTCAAATCCACATCAAGAAgggcaacaacaacaacaagtgCAGCAACATCAGATAAAGAAACTTCAACAAAGCAGCACGCTTTACCAAGAAAAACAGTACCCTCAAGAAGATCAAGGAGTGTGAGTGCAGTCTCAAGATCCCATCTTGTTGATACTTGTTcaacaacaagaacaacagCAGAAGGAACAGCAACAGGGTCCACAGATTTCTTGATTAAAAGAGACAACCCGCTTTACTGGAGCAATGTTTCTCCACCTGGTAAAGAAGTCAGTGAAGTTGTGGCTGACAAGGAAGAGTCTAAGAGTGCACCCACAAAGCCGAATGCTGTTTGTGATAGTAGGAGAGGGAGATCCGTGTCAAGAAAGGCTGATGCTGGAAGAAACGTTTCTGGGATTGGTAGGAGTTTGTCTAGGGGTCCTGTTTCTAGAGGGAGGTCTGTGTCTCGGCCTCCTGGCTCTGGAGGCCATTTCGTGAATTCCGAG AGTGATGCTGAACAAGAAGGGAGTTCGTTGATGAAATATATAAATGGGAGTGGTGGTTTGAGTGATGTGTCAAATGCTGGGAGAAATAGTGATTTAGCGAGAAGGAGTTATGATAGTAAATTTGAGAAGATGAGAAGTTCGCCCATGCGATCAGATGGATCTGCTGCAGATTTG cCTTCTTTGCCTTTTAGGAGCTGGGAAGATGGAGGTTTGGGAAGCTCATTTTCAGAAGCTGAAGAGAGAACTATCAAAGCAGTCTGTGAACAAATGCAG TCATTCCAAGGGGATAATTTGGGAGATGGCACCTCTAGTCGAATATATGAAACTGTTCGGTCTGAAGTTAGACGTGCCATTGCTGACATCCAAAATGACTTAGAAAGT ACTATCCGAAGGAGTAACACTACCGCTATTGCAATGGCCAACGTGACCGATATTCCTCCTGATCTAGTCAACCCAAGTGCAGTTGAATTAGTTTTGGACATCAGAAGAGAATATGCCAATAAGCTTGAGCAG TCCCATGAACGGGCAAGGAAGCTTCGAGCAGACCTGGCTGTCGAGGAGCACCGTGGTTTAGAGCTTAGTAGAATCTTGAAGGAAGTGCTTCCACATCCCAGGACATCAAATGTGCAGAAACCCCGTGCTGGAAGAAAG TCCAGCATTGAAAGAAGGAAGGTGTCAAAACGATTAACAGATGAAGCCATGGCTTATTTTGATGAATGTGTGTCGCTGTCAACATTTGATAGCTCTGACTTCTCATCGCCAGAGGATCCACCAATAAGCTTTGTTGGTGTTTCTTCCCCTGTTGGTGATTGTGCATCCTTTTCCCAAGCAAGTTCTAACGCCGCAGCAAACTGCTATCCCAACAGTTTCACTACCAATAAACAG GAATTGGTTAGTGCACATAGCCACAGTGCATCAGTGTTGTCAGCCACTGGAAGCAGCAAGGAGCCTACTCTAGATGAAGTCATTCTAAACAGCTCAGAAACACCATACAGTCAGAGGTTTCAGTTTTCTTTTGCACGCAAGCCAAATGATTCCATCGAAGTTCAGCAAGATATTAGGAAGTACGTCAAAAGCTTTGAGAAAGACATGGAAAAAACTGGCGTCAATTCAAAGATTTTAAGATCAAATCACTTCGATCTGGATGAATATAATTCGCAGGCCTCGAGgcaaaactttttatttgacACAGTGTTCCTTAATAACAGAATTCAGTCGGGTAGTATGCTACCATGTGATGGAGGCATGGGAGTTTCATTTTCGCCTTTTGCTGCCGTAATCTAA